In Candidatus Eremiobacterota bacterium, a single window of DNA contains:
- a CDS encoding DUF2148 domain-containing protein codes for MKILETVAELMDLAARTAPKSAGQDYILTRILSGAEVNALADAMIKHGTEKGKKNFDRDGENVRRSPVVLLVGVKDAKPVGLNCGACGAMCADIKPADHGEFRGPHCALRLLDMGIAIGSAVKTAQLLNADNRIMYRIGAAAISAGMIDWDFAMGIPISASGKSIYFDR; via the coding sequence GTGAAAATACTTGAAACCGTGGCAGAGCTGATGGATCTTGCCGCCAGGACGGCGCCCAAGAGCGCGGGGCAGGACTACATTCTCACCAGAATCCTGAGCGGGGCCGAGGTGAATGCTCTTGCCGACGCGATGATAAAGCATGGGACCGAGAAAGGAAAGAAAAACTTCGACAGGGACGGGGAAAACGTGCGCCGCTCCCCCGTGGTGCTCCTTGTGGGCGTGAAGGATGCGAAGCCCGTGGGCCTCAACTGCGGCGCATGCGGGGCCATGTGCGCCGATATCAAGCCTGCCGATCACGGCGAATTCAGGGGCCCCCACTGCGCCCTCCGCCTGCTGGACATGGGCATTGCAATAGGCTCGGCAGTGAAGACGGCACAGCTGCTGAACGCCGACAACAGGATAATGTACCGCATAGGCGCCGCCGCAATAAGCGCAGGGATGATCGACTGGGATTTCGCCATGGGCATTCCCATCTCGGCCTCTGGCAAGAGCATTTACTTTGACCGCTGA
- the panB gene encoding 3-methyl-2-oxobutanoate hydroxymethyltransferase: MDRKKMTIPMLREMKEKGEKISFLTAYDYPFALLQDRAGIDMILVGDSLGMTVLGYKTTLPVTMDDMVRHAAAVSRAAKSAFLIGDMPYMSYQPSIEDAIRNAGRFMSECGMDAIKLEGGVTVVDTIKALVKAGIPVMGHIGMTPQYAAQFGGYKVRGKDAESANMLFEDAKAIEEAGAFAVLLECVPAKVTEKITKELSILTLSIGAGPSCDGQLLIMHDVIGLFEAFQPKFVRQYCNISPVVEEAFRKYKEEVKSGAFPAPEHFYHIKQDELAKVGH, from the coding sequence ATGGACCGGAAAAAAATGACAATTCCCATGCTTCGCGAGATGAAGGAGAAAGGGGAGAAAATCTCTTTTCTCACGGCATACGACTACCCTTTTGCCCTCCTCCAGGACAGGGCGGGCATCGACATGATCCTCGTGGGTGATTCTCTCGGGATGACAGTGCTTGGCTATAAAACGACGCTCCCCGTGACGATGGATGACATGGTGCGCCACGCGGCGGCAGTCTCGCGGGCGGCAAAATCCGCCTTCCTGATAGGCGACATGCCTTACATGTCCTACCAGCCCAGCATAGAAGACGCCATCCGCAACGCCGGCCGCTTCATGAGCGAGTGCGGCATGGATGCCATAAAGCTCGAGGGCGGCGTCACTGTCGTTGACACCATCAAGGCCCTTGTAAAGGCCGGCATCCCCGTGATGGGCCACATCGGCATGACCCCCCAGTACGCCGCCCAGTTCGGGGGCTACAAGGTGCGGGGCAAGGACGCCGAGTCGGCCAATATGCTCTTTGAGGACGCCAAGGCCATCGAGGAAGCGGGGGCCTTTGCGGTCCTCCTTGAGTGCGTCCCCGCCAAGGTCACCGAAAAGATCACGAAAGAGCTCTCCATTCTCACCCTCAGCATCGGCGCAGGGCCCTCATGCGACGGCCAGCTCCTCATCATGCACGACGTGATAGGCCTTTTCGAGGCATTCCAGCCCAAGTTCGTGAGGCAGTACTGCAACATATCGCCTGTTGTGGAGGAAGCATTCAGGAAATACAAGGAAGAGGTGAAATCGGGAGCCTTCCCGGCGCCGGAGCACTTCTACCACATCAAGCAGGACGAGCTCGCCAAGGTGGGGCACTGA
- the folD gene encoding bifunctional methylenetetrahydrofolate dehydrogenase/methenyltetrahydrofolate cyclohydrolase FolD: MAAKLLDGKAIAKELQEGIAAEVKHLSESRGIVPGLHVVLAGEDPASQVYVKNKHRTCEKLGFSSVVHSLPKETGQRELLDLVRRLNEDRAVHGILVQLPLPSPLDSSEIMMAIDPRKDVDGFHPVNLGRLLMGDTPFPPCTPYGIMELLGRTGVDLKGKEAVVIGRSTIVGKPLALLLLQGHATVTICHSKTKNLEEVARRADILVAAIGKANFVTSSFVKEGAVVIDVGINRLADGKLAGDVSFEEVRKIASWITPVPGGVGPMTIAMLMRNTLRAAQSSPVAE, encoded by the coding sequence ATGGCCGCAAAGCTACTTGATGGGAAAGCCATAGCGAAAGAGCTCCAGGAGGGCATCGCCGCAGAGGTGAAACACCTTTCAGAGAGCCGCGGCATCGTGCCGGGCCTCCACGTGGTCCTCGCGGGAGAAGATCCCGCCTCGCAGGTCTATGTGAAGAACAAGCACAGGACCTGCGAGAAACTGGGTTTTTCCTCGGTGGTCCACAGCCTCCCGAAAGAGACCGGGCAGCGGGAGCTCCTGGATCTCGTGAGGCGCCTCAACGAAGACAGGGCAGTTCATGGGATACTTGTACAGCTCCCTCTCCCCTCCCCGCTTGATTCCTCTGAGATAATGATGGCGATAGATCCGCGCAAGGATGTTGACGGCTTTCATCCCGTGAACCTGGGAAGGCTTCTCATGGGAGACACCCCCTTCCCGCCCTGCACCCCCTACGGCATCATGGAGCTCCTCGGGCGCACAGGTGTTGATCTCAAGGGGAAGGAGGCCGTGGTGATAGGGCGCAGCACCATCGTGGGGAAGCCTTTGGCCCTCCTTCTCCTCCAAGGCCATGCCACCGTCACCATATGCCACTCAAAGACAAAAAACCTTGAGGAGGTGGCGAGAAGGGCCGACATCCTTGTCGCGGCCATCGGGAAGGCCAATTTCGTCACTTCCTCATTCGTGAAGGAAGGCGCCGTCGTTATCGACGTGGGCATCAACAGGCTCGCCGACGGAAAGCTTGCCGGCGACGTGAGCTTTGAAGAGGTCCGCAAGATTGCCTCGTGGATCACGCCCGTCCCGGGCGGTGTAGGACCTATGACCATCGCGATGCTGATGAGGAACACCCTCAGGGCAGCCCAGAGCTCTCCTGTTGCGGAATAA
- a CDS encoding PilZ domain-containing protein — translation MLKNILGIFKGPKAEEGPPEKKQPGKDRLFSLENCRITAVIPPRQRMVIRHMTENGMIFKCALMLAEQEAVTFQLTYFHFDDKKPPQVLELPIMILKKGSVGEKDFLYEAQFLKPRDGGLLKFFEYLSELEKKRQGQIDLSERRDSLRQDRVLSVFSKNIKGYKGLTRDLSASGMMVVCDGGLQKGEEIDLSLELDEYGVEPLKLRGEVRWVVVMENEKIRAGIRFLEISRQHRTMIENYVNALKPKEDE, via the coding sequence TTGCTGAAAAACATACTGGGAATATTCAAAGGCCCGAAAGCAGAGGAAGGTCCCCCTGAGAAGAAGCAGCCGGGGAAGGACCGCCTGTTCTCCCTCGAAAACTGCAGGATCACCGCCGTTATCCCCCCGCGCCAGAGAATGGTCATCCGCCACATGACCGAGAACGGGATGATTTTCAAATGCGCCCTCATGCTCGCAGAGCAGGAGGCGGTGACCTTCCAGCTCACCTATTTCCATTTCGACGACAAAAAGCCGCCCCAGGTCCTGGAGCTGCCCATAATGATTCTGAAGAAAGGCTCCGTCGGCGAAAAGGACTTTCTCTACGAGGCTCAGTTCCTGAAGCCCCGCGACGGCGGGCTGCTGAAGTTCTTTGAGTATCTCTCGGAGCTCGAGAAGAAGCGCCAGGGGCAGATCGACCTTTCTGAGAGGAGGGACAGCCTCCGGCAGGACAGGGTGCTCTCTGTGTTTTCAAAGAACATCAAAGGTTACAAGGGCCTCACGAGGGACCTGAGCGCCAGCGGGATGATGGTCGTCTGTGACGGAGGGCTCCAGAAGGGTGAAGAGATCGATCTCTCCCTTGAGCTTGATGAATACGGCGTGGAACCTTTGAAGCTCAGAGGCGAGGTGCGGTGGGTCGTCGTGATGGAAAACGAGAAAATAAGGGCCGGCATAAGGTTTCTTGAGATATCCCGTCAGCACCGCACTATGATAGAGAACTATGTGAATGCCCTGAAGCCGAAAGAGGATGAATAG
- a CDS encoding (Fe-S)-binding protein, which yields MKKNSPPFRPFASQDAMPALAGPSEAGVPGLGHFDAGDLVRCFLEEFKALLFRSRALRHAMDACVRCGACAEKCHGYIGTGDPRNMPVARAELLRGIYRGALGSPGRVSAFVSRDRAPDPGLMSLLFTYFHQCTLCRRCAFYCPFGIDTSEVTIAVRQCLAAAGVSSAFIAARALRTLERGNSENLAPADIARIAGELASEIKAEKGVEAKMPVDVKGAGVLLIPPARDLVEHRATMKGYALVFHRAGISWTLSSGACDALNMGMFLGYPSMKAIDGRIWRHVRELEVKEVVVGESGEGFRAISLYSDTMNGPLGELLTKPPSSICSFTADLVERGALRLDRSANKSLRVTLHDPCHMARAAGHLEEVRFLVRSAVPYFVEMAPGTIKERSFCCGGGGGLLAPELSGFREKSALPRMEALRDSGATFLAAPCATCRTAFREVLPRYQEKEGFFSAPVSAGGIHELIYNAL from the coding sequence ATGAAAAAAAACAGCCCTCCTTTCAGGCCTTTTGCATCGCAGGATGCCATGCCGGCCTTGGCCGGGCCTTCGGAAGCGGGAGTGCCCGGGCTGGGTCACTTTGATGCCGGAGACCTGGTGAGATGCTTTCTAGAAGAGTTCAAAGCCCTCCTTTTCAGGTCAAGAGCCCTTCGCCACGCGATGGATGCCTGTGTCCGCTGCGGGGCCTGCGCCGAAAAATGCCACGGATACATTGGCACAGGGGATCCCAGGAACATGCCGGTGGCCCGCGCCGAGCTGCTGAGGGGGATTTACCGGGGTGCCCTCGGGTCCCCCGGCCGCGTCTCGGCCTTTGTCTCCCGTGACAGGGCTCCTGATCCGGGGCTCATGAGCCTCCTTTTCACTTATTTCCATCAGTGCACCCTGTGCCGCCGCTGCGCCTTCTATTGCCCCTTCGGGATTGACACCTCCGAGGTGACCATTGCCGTGCGCCAGTGCCTTGCCGCCGCAGGCGTGTCGTCGGCATTTATCGCCGCGAGGGCCTTGAGGACACTCGAGAGGGGCAACAGCGAGAACCTTGCGCCTGCCGATATAGCACGCATCGCCGGGGAGCTGGCTTCCGAGATAAAAGCCGAAAAAGGCGTTGAGGCAAAGATGCCTGTCGATGTGAAGGGCGCCGGGGTGCTTCTTATCCCTCCCGCCCGGGATCTTGTCGAGCACAGGGCCACGATGAAGGGCTATGCCCTCGTCTTCCACCGGGCCGGCATCTCCTGGACACTTTCAAGCGGCGCCTGCGACGCTCTCAATATGGGCATGTTCCTGGGATACCCCTCGATGAAGGCCATTGACGGCAGGATATGGAGGCACGTGAGAGAGCTTGAGGTGAAGGAAGTCGTGGTAGGCGAGAGCGGTGAGGGCTTCCGCGCCATTTCCCTTTATTCCGACACGATGAACGGCCCTCTCGGGGAGCTGCTCACGAAGCCCCCCTCATCAATATGCTCGTTCACTGCCGATCTTGTTGAAAGGGGGGCCCTCAGGCTTGACCGCTCCGCCAACAAGAGCTTGAGAGTCACTCTCCACGATCCCTGCCATATGGCGAGAGCAGCGGGGCATCTTGAAGAGGTGCGGTTTCTCGTGAGAAGCGCCGTGCCTTATTTCGTAGAGATGGCACCAGGCACCATAAAAGAGCGCTCATTCTGCTGCGGCGGCGGGGGAGGCCTTCTGGCGCCCGAGCTTTCAGGTTTCAGGGAGAAGAGCGCGCTGCCTCGCATGGAGGCCCTGAGGGATTCAGGCGCCACGTTCCTCGCGGCACCATGTGCCACATGCCGAACGGCTTTCAGGGAGGTGCTCCCGCGGTACCAGGAGAAAGAGGGATTCTTTTCGGCACCGGTCTCTGCGGGAGGCATTCATGAGCTCATTTACAATGCCCTTTAG
- a CDS encoding cytochrome b N-terminal domain-containing protein: protein MKLPRITREQALGWIEERTGIVSWFREEVLEKRVPHYRGIMDFSGCFGGLSLVFFAVQVITGMFLLAHYVPHPDYAYRSVQIITAEVPLGWLVRKIHATGAGFMVITMILHVMRVFFTQAYKAPRELHWVSGVLLFGLVLAMNFTGYLLPWTQLSYWATTIATSVPEALPVIGKQVADVMRGGSALSAVTLGRFFALHVVVIPAVTAILMGGHFLMIRKTGIARPL from the coding sequence GTGAAGCTGCCCAGGATAACGCGGGAACAGGCCCTCGGCTGGATTGAGGAGCGCACCGGCATCGTGTCGTGGTTCAGGGAGGAAGTGCTGGAAAAGCGCGTCCCTCACTACCGGGGCATCATGGACTTCAGCGGCTGCTTCGGGGGCCTCTCCCTGGTTTTTTTCGCCGTGCAGGTCATCACGGGAATGTTTCTGCTGGCCCACTACGTGCCCCATCCGGACTATGCTTACCGGAGCGTGCAGATCATCACCGCTGAGGTGCCCCTCGGGTGGCTTGTGAGGAAGATCCATGCCACAGGGGCGGGCTTCATGGTCATCACCATGATTCTCCATGTGATGAGGGTCTTCTTTACCCAGGCTTACAAGGCGCCGCGGGAGCTCCACTGGGTGTCGGGCGTCCTCCTCTTCGGCCTGGTGCTCGCGATGAATTTCACGGGGTACCTCCTTCCCTGGACACAGCTCTCCTACTGGGCGACGACTATCGCCACCTCGGTCCCTGAGGCTCTCCCCGTGATAGGGAAGCAGGTGGCGGATGTGATGAGGGGGGGGAGCGCTCTTTCAGCAGTCACTCTGGGGAGGTTTTTTGCCCTCCATGTGGTGGTCATCCCGGCAGTGACAGCGATCCTGATGGGAGGGCATTTTCTTATGATACGGAAGACAGGCATAGCAAGGCCGCTGTGA